Sequence from the [Clostridium] scindens genome:
TCAAGGTCGTTCCGCCTGCCTCAAGGCCTTCTCCTATCTTGCATACCGCCCAGTTCGCTTCCTGCAGCGCTTCCTGCATGGCCTTTTCCACGGTGTCCGCATGGCAGTACAGGCTAAAGCATTCTTTCTTCTCCTTATAGATTCCTTGTAACCGTTCTTGTATTGTGCGCAGATATGCGTCCACTGCCGTCCAGGCAGCCTTTTCTCCCTGGGCAAGATGCGTCACCCCGTCGGCAACCGCAATCAGATCCATAGCCTTATCATTCATATATGCCATCTTCACCCTGAGGTAGGCATCCTCATTTGTCTCATGAAACATGCTCTCAGCCTTCCTCGACTTCATATGTATCTTATATTCCATGCCCCTTCCTCCTACATTTCTTCAAACAAATACTGGTAAACTTCCGCTATACTGTCCAAAAGTTCTGCTCCGTGCTTCTGGCATTTGATCTGATTCGCCACCACGACATACCTGGGGGCATCCAGTGGGGCGAATGAGATCATCCATGCATTATTGGTACCTTCTTCATCTCCGTTTTCGCTTGTCCCCGTCTTGCAGCATATCTGATACCGGTCCGTCAGCGCCTGCGTCTTTTCGTCCGCCTGGCTTTTGTACTCCTGTGCGGCATCATGCATGGCATCTTTGACTGTATGTGCCGTCTCCGGCGCGCATACTTCGCTTAATACCTCGACGCTTCCTTCTTTCACGACTTTGCCGTCTTTGCTTAATACCCGCTTGATCAGATACGGCTTCTTCATAACGCCGTCAGCAGCGATCGCCTGGGTGATCATCGCCATATTCATCGTGCTTGTAAGTAACTTTCCCTGCCCGAATCCGGTCTGGCACAGCACCTCCTGATCAGAATCATCAACCTCCCAGTTGGATGTGATCGTTCCAAAATCCAGCTCCACGTCCTTGCCGATCATGCATTTCCCAGCCATTTCTGTAAGCCTCTTCGCCCCCAGTTCCTGGGCCGCCTGGGCCATGACACAGTTGGAAGATCGCACAAGCGCTGTCTTTAGGTCAATCCAATCTCCGATATTTCCATATGCATTCTTCACGGTATAATCTCCAGCCATATAGGAAGAATCCAGATACTCGCTTTCTCCCATGCCGTTTTCCAGGGCGGCCATCAAGGTTACCACCTTGAACACGGAGCCTGGCGCCTTACCATTCTTATATGCCATGGGATACCGCATTTCCAGATTCGGATCAGCGGCGTCCATAGCCGTGATGCTGCTTGTAAGTTCATTGGCATTAAAGGAAGGATAGCTAAGCATCGTCAGGACCTGTCCCGTCTCTGCGTCCAATACCACCAGAGATCCGACCTGATCAATTCCGCCAATCTCATTCGAAAGAATCTCTGCCGCTCTTTCCTGCAGTCCATGGTCGATATTAACCTGGATGCTGTTTCCCTTCGTATCCTCGATTCCTCTCGTCTCATACAGCATATCTTCCGCCAGTTTCTGGAATCGGTACCCGCCGTTCTGCAAATATCCAAGCACCTGGGAGTAGGCGTAATCATCCGCATAGACGCCAGGCTCCCCAATCTTTTTATTTTCTACCAGCAGCGCGCCATTGCAGTCCAGAATATCGCCCGGAACGATCGTTCTCCGGTTGCACGCCGCAATCGCCTCCGTTTTGTAAGCATCCGTTTTCTGGTCTACCCCTTCCACTATCGCCGTATGCCTGTAGAGCATGTAGATTTCTACTATGGCGAAAGCCGCAATCAGGAAAAATGTTACCGCGCTTCGTCTAAACATCTGGTTCCTCATACCCGATCTCTCCTTCCATAAATCCTGTAGACAGCATCAGCAGTACCGCGATCTGCATCAGGCTGCTGGCAATGTTCGTATATCCCGCCGAGAAGAACAGCAGCGGCACTCCTGTGATCGGCATACTGCCACTGCTGCCGCTATCAGAACGGCAATCCACATAAACAGGACCTGCTTTCGGTTCTTGGCAAAGGTCGTATACACAATAAGAAATATCCCCCCAATGATCAGAGAACTTCCCAAATCCCTGAAAAACACCGGAACTGCCATCGTAATCACTGTATATAGAATCGCTGCCGTTTCCCGTGGAATGAACAGAAACGTATCCTTGGATTGCTTGCACAGAAGAAGGACGAGCACGCATACATAGATCATCCTTGTCAGTTCCAGAATTTGAATGTCATTCCCCGCAATCTCCAATGTAATCCTGGCTGCCTGGCTGCCTCCGGCCTGGCCAACGGTTGTTCCTTTCACAGCCAGAAACAGATAGATGCAGGCTTGAAGGAGCATCAATAAGATTCCGGCCCATTCCCGGCCAAGCATCTTTCCCCAAAAACGAAAAGCCAGTGCTGCTGCAGATGCCGCCGCAATAGCGACTGCCAGTTTCAGCAGCATCCCTGCTACATCCGCCTTGCTTCCGCTTGTAATCAGCTGCGTAATGAATCCCGTCGTTATCAGCATCAGCACCCAGATCGCAAGATACCAGTCTGCATTCCTCGCGAGAACCAGCACGGTTACCGTGCAGGGAATCAGCCCGGCGCATATCATAAGGTATTCCGGCCCCACGCCCTTGGCAAAAGCGAAGGCTCCCATCGCCGCCTGAACCAGAAGGAGCAGCAGAAGCGGCTTTCGGACGGCGGACATTCCTCCCATCATTTCAGCCCGCTCCTTTGCGGTTAATTGTCCTTTCTTTACGTACATAAGCCTTGTCCTCCTCTCATTCGCCGTATCGTATCCGAGTCTCCTCATGCGCCCTGTCTTCCCGCCTCAAATCCGGTGGAATCTCGATCTCGACTTTGACGCTCCCGAACCAGAATCTGTGGATCGTGCCCGGCTTCATGATAACCTTATCGCCAGCCCTCATCACTTCGAACCTTCCGTCTTCCAGCGCATACTCCGTCTGATTGCTCTTATTCTTATTGGCGTAGACGGTTACGCCTTCTCCCTTCCATTTCCCATTCAGGATTACCCCCTGGCATTGGGATACGGTCTTATTTTCCAAGATCAGATCGCAATAGTCCCCCCGGCCGATCCGATACCGCCTCCTTGTATCCACGATCTCGGTCTTCCAGGTACCCTTATGCCAGCTTGTCAGATCGCCAAACTCGCAGTATCTGATGACCGGCGCGCAGATCGGGCTGGTATCCATAGGCTTTCTTACTACGCGCCGGATTCCGGCAAAGCCGGCTGCCGCCTTTTTCCATCTGCTAAAGAATGCTTTCCCGGCCATCGGACGGATTCCGGCATCCCATGCCAGTATGCCCGCAAAACTAATCAGCACGATAATCACGATCAGAGTCGTCACCTGATATAAACGCATGCTCTCTCCTCCTTTGCTCTGCGGACATCTGAAAATACCTAGACAAAATCCTCAACATCCGCTGTTTCTATCCAGTTAAACTGTACCGCAATCTCCGTGTCATATTTTTTTCTTTTTTTATCTCCTGCATCTGGCTGTACGCCTTATACGCAGGCGCATCCTTTAGATCAAGCGCCTCCCTGAGTTTTGGATGCCTGGCAAAGGCAAGCTCGATCTGGACAAGTTCTTCCTGTGAGAACTCACCGATATGCCTCCAGAAGCCTTCCCTGTCGCCAATGGTTTTAAATCCGGCCATAAGAAGCAGGATATCCCTTGACGCCAGTGCTTCAAGAAGCCTGGCTCCTTCTTCCTCGCCTTCCTTGCGGCTTCTCCTTAGCAGGATTTCATACCTTGCCATCCGCTTCTTTTCCGGCATCCCCAAAGACTTTGCCTCAAATATGCGGATCTCCCGAAGTAGAGAGTTCCTGCCTTTTTCCATGCCGATCCTGCGTGCAATGCTCTTATTGCTCTGCCATATTTCTTCTTCCGCCTTAGCGTAAAACCCCGGACTGTTTTCCTTTATTTCTGAGAGCATCTTTGCAATCACGTCCGCAAACAGGGCCGAATTGCATCCTTGCCTTAGTTCCGGGAGCATATGGCTCGTCCACAGGAACACCCACTGCTCCGTCGTGATTCCCCTCGCCATCCTAAGATAGGAGTAAAGCAGTTCCCGGTAGAACCCCTCGCCTCTTGCCCGGTCTGCCAGAACCAAAAGATCCAGGCCCAATTCCTGCTCTGTCACCGTGTTTCCTTCCCTCAGCCTTTGCAATGCATAGGCGAATGGAAGGTGGCGGACATCCCGTTCTTCCTGCGGCAGCATCCCAAGCAGATCTTCCAGATACTCTCTGTAGCCGCCATCGATCATTTTATGGGCCAGGGCCTCATACATCCCGGAACTGCTTTCTGCTTCCGCCTTTTTCCCCAAAAACGGAATGTCCTTTGCCGCGCCATGCCCATCCTCTGTAAAATGGATCCGCACTTTAGATCCATTCCTTTCCGAATGAATCCCATAAGACAGGCGTCCCTGATCGGCGCATGCCGGGTACATCTGGTAGAACAGGTACATCCATTCGGCAGCGATGCGCCAGATCGCCTTATCCCCTTTTTTTGCATGTATCCTTTCGGAAAGGTCACTGCCAGCATTCCTTCCGTATCCGCCAGATACTCATAAAACTTGCGAATGCAGCATGCCAGGCTTCTCTGGCCCAGACCATACTTTTTCAGGATTCCCGGCAAGTCATATTGTGGCTTTTCTATCGTCTCATCCGGCTCCCACGCTTCCAGCGTATCCGTCTTTGGCATTCTCGTATCAAAGGGATAGTCCAGCAGATAATCCTCATACTTCTTAGTCCTTTCCGCGGGAATCAACACCTGGCACAGGCGATTATTCCTCCCATCGCCTCCATCCTCGCAAGCTGCACAGGATATGGCTGCATATCTGCCGCTGGCAAAATCATAGTACAGAAGCCGCGCAGTTTCCCCATCCGGCCCGGTTTTGATATCCATTGCAAGGCGCTCGCAGCAATCCAGGAATTCCGGCGCCTTCATAGATGACGCCACGATCCCGAGTCCTTGCTGGTGGGCGGACAGAAGTTTTTTGCTCCACGTATAATAGGCCTGCTCGAATTTCACTTTACATTCCCCCTGTCTTCATTGAGACTTTCAAGAATCGCCATCACAAATGGCTCTGCAATCCGGATCGGGTTATAGGGCTTATTGAGGACATAGCATTTCTTGCCTTCAATCTCCTGCATCGTCGTCGCGCATCCGGTAGCGGATACGGCATGAAAACTCACCTTGCCAAAAGTCGACTTGCATTCCTCAAGCCTTGCCTCATCGGTCACATACCGGAGAAATACCTTCTTTACGATTGGCTCCAGAATCCGGTTCTGTACTGCCTGGAAATGGTTCATCTTGCGCATCAGAAGATACCTCTGCTCGATCTCCGTCAGTTCTTCTTCTTTTTCCAATACATCGCTTTTTGCGATGGTAAGCATCAGATGCTTATCCTTAAGCGCATCCAGCTGGTGATTCAACGACATGTAATTCTTCAGTTTCTGATAGAGATCCAGGCTATCCCGGTGCATATGCATTCCAGAGGATCCTTCCAATAGTTCTTCAGCGGTAATCACGCGCCCTGACATCTGATACTCTCCCTGCTGTTCCAGATCCAGCAATCTTATCTCTTCCTCCCGCCCTTGGCTGTGGCCGCAATTCTTTTCCATATCCACCAGATAAATATAGGATCCCATCCGCGAGATATACTTTGTGCGATAATCCAGATGGCTGAACTGCTCGATCACCTCGCCTGCAATATCGTAAATGCCCAGAATCATCTTCTTGCCCCGATACTTAATAAAGAGAAACAGCGGCGCAAGCATCTTCGTCTTTGACGCGTCCGGACAATATCCCTTTTCTTCCAGCAGCCTTGACTGTTCTTCCAATCCTTTATAGAAAGGATCCTTCTGCGGATCATGGGCTGGCAGTACCTGCAGTTCTTCGTCCAGAAACCTTAATGCGCTGCACTGGTTCGCCAGAAGCGAGACGATCATCGTGGTCTTTGATGCCGCCTTCTGGGCGATTATGGCGACTGCCTCAAAACAATCCGCCTCATACCAGTAGAGCGGAAGCGATTTGTGGCAGTTCGGGCAGCAGGGAAGAAGGCGGGCGATTTCATCCCGGAAGCCGTTATTATGCCGGATATACATCGTAATGGATCTGTCCTCCTTTGCATCGCCAAGTTCCAGCACCGCTAATCCGCTCTGGGTCAATTTCTGCTTTGCATCTTCCCCGGATGCGCCTGCCAGATATTCCGTGGCCCGCTTCCTTGCCTCCAGGTAATCCTCCCTGATGTGGCAGATCATTTCACGAAAGGCCTCTATCGTATATCCGTCGTCCCGTCCGATGTGATAGTGTATGGTCTCATCCAAATACCGCTCATAGAGAATATCATCCCGTTCTTTCGCAATGACTTTTACGATGTCGCTTCCCCCGGCTACCTTATCCATAATGGTGCTCAGGCCATACCCTTCATAGAAATAGAGTTCATACAGCAGCCTTGATTCTTCTAATTCTTCAAAACAGTTTGGACATATATTCATCCTTTTCTCCTCCTAATCAATCTCGGCTATAATGCTGCCAATCGCTGTCAGCAGTTCATATTCTCCTTTTTGTATAATGGCCTCTTTCACTTCCTCATCGCCATTTACGGAGAAGGCCATGTCGGATACCAGGCGTATCCCTTCGATCTCTTTTGCCGGATACAGATGGATTCCGGTGCTTCCTCCTGATAACTCGCTTAGGGAGAGGTAATTTCCATCCAGCGTCAGGACCTTGATATCATCCAGCAGATAATAGCCTTTTGCCTGTTTTGCCGCAATGCTGCCAATATAGGACTTCCAGCTGACGCTGACGGTATAGGGGAATTCCTCCTTTAGCATCCGTTCTGCCTCGCCAGATGTTCTTTCCATTTTCCTTGCTTCCCTGGCCATCATCTTTGCTTCATCAAGATAGCGGCGAATGGAATTTTCCGTCCTTGCCATTGCCGTCTTTAGGCTTCGAATCCTGCCGCCTTTCTTACCCAGAGCGCGGTAAGTCTTGATATCCTCTTTCATTGCCTTCTCATATTGATCGGCGCTGGTCTTGCGATCCTCCTTTAAAAGCCCCGGGATTCCATATTTTTTCTTCTGCATTGCGCTAAGCCTTGGACATAGCGTAAGCAGCCGTTTTCTCGCAGCCTGATATCTGTCAGGAACAGCTTCCATTTTCCCGGCTTCCTCGATCAATTCATTAAGTAATTCTCTTTCTTCCCCCCATCTCCTTTTTCTTGCCCTGGAGACCACGATGGAAAGACAGGTCAATAATACAATTCCAATCGCCAGGCCTATATAATATTCATTCATTAAAATCCCCCCCCCCGTTTTTTCTGATTTTCTTCCATAAGTTTTTCCATAAATGCCATTCTTTTTTCTTTAGCTATTGGCCGGATATCGAATAATGGATGAGAATATCTCTGCCTTGCCTTCTGCTTGATCGGCTCTTCTCCAATCGGAATGAATCTCCCATAGTCGAAAATGATAGGCAGTCTTGTAAGATATGGTGCATTTCTTCCCAGAAAGACAAGGCACTCTCCCTTTTCCTTCGACAGCCGCTGTAGCTGGGTCACGCTGATCAGCGGACATTCTTCATTGACATATGAGCGTCTGTAGGTTCCCGCAAGCTGGGAAATATACGTAAGAAGTTCCATGTCTTTCGAGTTCAGATATGCGATGCAGTCGCAATTTCCAATAATAATATGGGCGGATCCCCGATACTTCTTCTCAATCTGCTGCAACGACTGAAATACCAGAAAGAATCTGATATTCCGGCTTCTTGAAGCTGTCATCATACTCTCGAAGTCTGGAATTGTCGGGATATTTCCTGCTTCTTCCAGTATCCAGTTGACGCGGATCGGAAGTTTTCCCCCGCATTCTTCTGCTTTTGCGATCAAAAGTTCATAACTCTGCTTCAGGAACATCGTGACCAGGGAATTATAGGTTGTCTTCTCATCCGGCATAATCAAAAATGTGATCTCCTGACGCTCCCCCATGGATGTGACATCAAAATCGCTTTTCGACATCATATCATTTAAGTTCTCCTGGGAGGTTAGGTTGCCCATAGGCTGAGAAAATACGGACTCGATGGATCCTCTGGTGCCTTCCGGCGCTCCCAGGATCCCTTGAAGGCACCGGTACATAAATGGACTCTTCTCCTTCATGCATCTGACATACTCCTTTAAAAATGTCGAGGCTCCCAGCGGCTCCTTCCCAACTGCTTCCAGATGCATAACCTCTTCCAACGTCGCGTTCTCGGGCTCGCCCTCTTCAAAAAGAACCAGCGCCAGGCCTACGAAATAATTCTCGCTCATCGAGGTCCAGAATGGATCGTCACAATCTGCGGATAGTTCGCTAAAGATACTTTTCGCCACATCTTTCAATAACTCGACTGCTTTATCCCTTTTTCCGGAGTGAAATAATGAAACTGGAATAGACAGCGGATTCCAGCAGTTGCCGCACTGTGGATTCCGAAAATTCAGCACATTGACTCTCACCCCTTTCTGCTGGAGATAAGGCAGCATATATCGATATAGTTCCTGCTTCGCATCCGTCAGCACCATGGATTCCCCTCCCCCGATCATGGACATAGCCGTAGGAAGCACGCCAGCCAGAGTCTTTTTACTGCCCGTGGTTCCAATCAGCATGGTATGAATGTCATCATCCGCCACATGGGTAATTCCCTTTTCAAGGTCCGCCCATATCGGGAACCCAGTGCCTGCAAACTCCTGCCGTTTCCAATCAATCCTGGCAGTCGCTTTCTTGATCTCATCCGCCTCGCTGAATCTTCCTGTTTCATATTCAATGTACTTTTTCATACGCATCCTCCCAGTTAGAAACCAATTTTTTTAACTTCCGCCTCCGCCGCATTCTTTTTTGCCAGATGCTCTTCCAGATTCCGATTAATGATGGCTTTGGTAATATACCTTTTTGTCGGGCGCATTCTGGTCTCATATAAAATATCCCGGACCAGGGATTCTACCTCTCTGTAACTGCAACGCCCTTCGTCTTTTTCAATATAAGCCTCCAGCGTCTCTCTCAGATGTCCGTTCATTTTGTAGCCTTCCCCTTGAAGAAGATGTCTCGCATATTCAAGCAGCTCGTCTTTCGTTGGATATTCGATCATATACCTTAGAAAGCGCGCATCAGGGCATGCGTCGCACATTTCCCCTATTACCCGTTTATCTACGGATTCCATGATCAGAATAAAGCGGATAGATGGCTGTCTTTCCAGGATATACTCCAGCAGCTGGTCCTGCCTTTTATGGCTGGCAAACAGGCGCCTTCCAAGCTTGATGGCCATGACTCCTTTAAACTTCCGGTTTCTCGCCACAATGTCCGGGGAAGAAAAAAACTTGCTGCTTAAGTTTCCATTCTCCTCACCGGGATATTCCAGTTCCAGATAGGCCTCTTCCAAATCCCGATCGGGCCTCATCCTGTTCCAATAAGCTTTTCCGAGCCTTCTTGCAAGCGCCAGGGCCGCCGGCTCATTAGCCTCATCTACTTCAATGATCAAATGATCTTCCAGATGCCCCAGAAGTTCCCACCGCCTGATCAGTTCTTCTATATCGCTGATTTCCCTCATATTCATTCCCTCCTTTGCTTGATAGGCCCATTGTAAACTGCATTGTATTCCACTTTTTTTCCTTTTTTTGCGCAAAAAAACAAGGACCAAGAAATTATCTTCTCGTCCTTGTCTGTAACTAATTGTCTGCAAAATATTTTCGGCGCTCTTCCTCCGTAAGTTT
This genomic interval carries:
- a CDS encoding penicillin-binding transpeptidase domain-containing protein, producing MRNQMFRRSAVTFFLIAAFAIVEIYMLYRHTAIVEGVDQKTDAYKTEAIAACNRRTIVPGDILDCNGALLVENKKIGEPGVYADDYAYSQVLGYLQNGGYRFQKLAEDMLYETRGIEDTKGNSIQVNIDHGLQERAAEILSNEIGGIDQVGSLVVLDAETGQVLTMLSYPSFNANELTSSITAMDAADPNLEMRYPMAYKNGKAPGSVFKVVTLMAALENGMGESEYLDSSYMAGDYTVKNAYGNIGDWIDLKTALVRSSNCVMAQAAQELGAKRLTEMAGKCMIGKDVELDFGTITSNWEVDDSDQEVLCQTGFGQGKLLTSTMNMAMITQAIAADGVMKKPYLIKRVLSKDGKVVKEGSVEVLSEVCAPETAHTVKDAMHDAAQEYKSQADEKTQALTDRYQICCKTGTSENGDEEGTNNAWMISFAPLDAPRYVVVANQIKCQKHGAELLDSIAEVYQYLFEEM
- a CDS encoding type IV secretory system conjugative DNA transfer family protein, whose translation is MKKYIEYETGRFSEADEIKKATARIDWKRQEFAGTGFPIWADLEKGITHVADDDIHTMLIGTTGSKKTLAGVLPTAMSMIGGGESMVLTDAKQELYRYMLPYLQQKGVRVNVLNFRNPQCGNCWNPLSIPVSLFHSGKRDKAVELLKDVAKSIFSELSADCDDPFWTSMSENYFVGLALVLFEEGEPENATLEEVMHLEAVGKEPLGASTFLKEYVRCMKEKSPFMYRCLQGILGAPEGTRGSIESVFSQPMGNLTSQENLNDMMSKSDFDVTSMGERQEITFLIMPDEKTTYNSLVTMFLKQSYELLIAKAEECGGKLPIRVNWILEEAGNIPTIPDFESMMTASRSRNIRFFLVFQSLQQIEKKYRGSAHIIIGNCDCIAYLNSKDMELLTYISQLAGTYRRSYVNEECPLISVTQLQRLSKEKGECLVFLGRNAPYLTRLPIIFDYGRFIPIGEEPIKQKARQRYSHPLFDIRPIAKEKRMAFMEKLMEENQKKRGGGF